In Nocardioides cavernae, a single genomic region encodes these proteins:
- a CDS encoding AzlD domain-containing protein — translation MWTAVLLAGVGCYLLKLAGLSLPERVLAHPTVERVADLIPVALLSALVAVQVFSTGPELVLDARALGLAFAVVALLLRMPFLVVVVGASVVAAVARLV, via the coding sequence ATGTGGACCGCGGTGCTGCTGGCCGGTGTCGGCTGCTACCTGCTCAAGCTGGCCGGGCTGTCGCTTCCGGAGCGGGTGCTCGCGCACCCGACGGTCGAGCGGGTCGCCGACCTGATCCCCGTCGCGCTGCTGTCGGCGTTGGTCGCTGTCCAGGTCTTCTCGACAGGTCCCGAGCTGGTGCTCGACGCGCGCGCGCTGGGCCTCGCCTTCGCCGTGGTGGCCCTGCTGCTCCGCATGCCGTTCCTCGTCGTGGTCGTGGGGGCGTCGGTCGTGGCGGCCGTGGCTCGCCTCGTCTGA